GCTTGTGTAGTACCCTTGGACAGGGACTTCAAACTAGCACATATCCCGGGGAGTCTTTATTCTCTATTGCACTAGCGATACTCGGACTCATTCTCTTTGCACTGTTGATTGGTAACATGCAGGTAATGATCGAATGTTATAGTAATGTAGTCTTATAGAGATTTCTTGTCATTTTGTTATTAACAGAATATTGTGTGGAAACTTCAGAAAAATCAATTGCCCGTAGGAGCTTACTGTTATGATACTCGTGCTTGATGAAAACTAAGTTCTTTAAGACATTTTACTGTTAAGATAAGACACTTAGTGcaaccaattaaaaaaaatgcactTAGTGCATCTCTTTCGGAAGAATTGGGTAAGGAGACACTCAAACTTGGCCTTAGTTGGCAAGTAAACACTCTACTTTGAgtatgcacatctagacacctcagCTCCTCAGCTCATCTCCACTGTGTTAGTTGAGCACTCttaacttacaaaatgatcatctatACACCTCCAAAATTTATATGCCACATCAGCATCGGGTGTCAAGAGACACAGAGGGGGACCAATTGGGATGTTCAATTGCCAGTTGAAACCAAGTTGAGGTGTGTAGATGTGCACTCTCAAAGTTAGAGTTCTTACTTGCTAGATGAGGCCAAGTTTTAGggtttgtttatgtattatgccattaGATAATTCCACTTTGTTTTAAGTGAAAAGTTCTTGCAAAATGGTGATATCATCTCTCTTATGTAGTTTCAAATAAAGTGCTTCTCTCTCGGCAACAGTTAAGAGTTCGCAGTAGTCATGAGACATACAGAGGgcttattcataattttttagattgcGGAAAATGTCAAACGATAGCAATTCTTATACTAATAGTAATTTCAATAGAGGTTTAGGATCTTAAGCTATGCCGTTGTAGAGTACCACATAGATATGAAGCTTTGTTGGATACCTCCTTGAcatgatatttttaaatacGAGACCCGTTGCTGTtgtattgttgtttatttttcttttggctCCCATCTCTCATTTCTTCCAAAATGATGCtaaaaagaaagtttttaaattaAGGAAGACTCTCATGAAAAGAAATTTTGAACAAGTTGCCAAGGGACAGAATTTTCGGATTACTCGCACTATGGCATCTGAGTAATGTACTCCTTTTGTTTGATCAACTAACNCCTTGACATGATATTTTTAagggataatacatatattggaccttaaacttggcttcaaattttaactttgacctccaactttcatagtgcacaaacagacactttaactatccaaccttttaataaataaacatgcGTGTCTTACCTGGCAAAACGCGTGATGTGCACGTTTTTTGCGCGAGTTAGGAGTGATTTTTGAGGCctacaacagtaaaaaaaattgctgaaatgacaactctacccttaattaattttttttttttagttcaaaaatgcacgtgtaaagtgtttaattagttggcagccattgagtggctcactaatacacgtggcagcgtttgcatttcacgctcttggctccaaaaatcgcgtgtttatttattaaaaggttggatagttaaagtgcttgtttgtgcactatgaaagttggaggtcaaagttaaaatttgaagccaagtttaaggtccaatatatgtattatgcctattttAAAATACGAGACCCGTTGCTGTTGTAgtgttgtttatttttcttttggctCCCATCTCTCATTTCTTCCAAAATGATACtaaaaagaaagtttttaaattaAGGAAGACTCTCATGAAAAGAAATTTTGAACAAGTTGCCAAGGGACAGAATTTTCGGATTACTCGCACTATGGCATCTGAGTAATGTACTCCTTTTGTTTGATCAACTAACTCACATGAAAATTACATACACCGTCAAAATCAAAACTGCTATTCAACAAGAAGTTCATTTTATGACGTTCAATTTCTTTGAAGTGTTTCTGATAATGCATTTATCTCCATGGGAAATTTGTACTCAAGAGTTTGGTATTTTGCTATCACAGACATACCTTCAGTCTCTTACTATTCGACTTGAAGAGATGAGAGTTAGAAGGCGTGACTCGGAACAATGGATGCATCACCGATTGCTTCCACAAGAACTACGAGAACGGGTAAGGGGCTATGATCAGTACAAGTGGCAAGAAACACGTGGAGTGGATGAAGAAAATATAGTTCAGAATTTGCCCAAGGATCTCAGGAGGGATATCAAACGTCATCTTTGTCTGGCTCTAGTGAAGAGGGTAactgaattatttttttcctgcTTTTTCGATAATATCTGTTTCTCCCACCTTGAATCAACTTGTCTAATACTCTGTTGCCTAGACCCTCCAAAAATGTTGCTGCACTAGTGTAAGGTCCTCCAAAAATCCATAGCTCTTGGAGGACCCAACACACATATGGTGATATTtatgaagagtccgagcaacataggtatCATAGTAGTCATGGTACTGTCGTTCTTCAATAATAGAGAGGCTGAATCATGATGATTAAATACATCCTTGCTTTAGAAATAGCACTTGCCTCAGCTCTGCTCTCATAGAAAATTGattatacaacaacatacctagtgaaatttcacaagtggggtctgggtaGGTTAAAGTGTACGCACACCTTACtcctacctcgtggaggtagagtgTTTGCGAAAGACCCTCGGTTCAAGTGCAGCAAATCAAAATAGCTATGAAAAGGGAAAACgaaagtgaagaaaatataGCAACTAATAATCTGGTCTTAGTAgtgttctttcttttatttcatgttttccTAGTTTCTTGCTACAATCCGATGGTATAACGGAGGTGATGAAAATGTTTGCTCCACAATTGAAGCTCTAAAGCATGCTTCTAGAGTGAACGACCGAGCATTCATTTTATGACTAGGACAAACGATTCTACGGCTGCTAAGCTTTACGTTATTGTCTTTTGCTAGTGTTACTTTACTTATATTCCATTGTTGATTTTCAGGTGCCTCTATTTGCAAATATGGAGGAGAGATTGCTTGATGCAATTTGTGAGCATCTAAAACCCTGTTTGTACATTGAAAACACTTACCTTGTTCGAGAGGGAGATCCAGTGGATGAAATGCTCTTTGTGATACGAGGCCGCCTTGAGAGTGTGACAACTGATGGTGGGAGAAGCGGTTTCTTCAACCGCAGTTTGTTAAAGGAATCTGACTTCTGTGGAGAAGAACTTCTTACTTGGGCACTAGACCCAAAATCAGGTTCTAACCTCCCGTCTTCTACTCGTACCGTGAAAGCTCTAACAGAGGTAGAGGCCTTTGCATTAATAGCAGATGAGTTGAAATTCGTCGCCAGTCAGTTCAGAAAGCTCCACAGTAGACAGGTACAGCACACGTTCCGTTTCTACTCACAGCACTGGAGAACTTGGGCTGCTTGCTTCATCCAAGCAGCATGGAGGCGTTTCACGAAAAGGAAACTTATGGAACTtcaaagaaaagaagatgaagaagcaGAAGCGTTGGCCGGGGCCAGTAGTAACTCGGGTGGATCTTCTTTTAGTATTGGGGCAACGTTCTTGGCATCGAGATTTGCAGCTAATGCTCTCCGAGGCGTTCACAAGAATCGAAATCTCAAGTCTGCTAGGGAGCTTATGAAGCTGCAAAAGCCTCCAGAACCTGATTTCAGTGAAGATACTGAGTGAATTTTGCATGCTTTTTTGCTTAGACTTGTTGATCTTTTGAGCTTTGCAAAAAGCTTGATGTATAATTCATGTTTATTAGTCTTATTGCTTCATATTTATGTAAGAGTTTTAACTTCTATACACTGATACTACTGATACTGattgtgtaaataaatatttacatttATCATGTCGCCTAAAAGGTAACTATGGGTAGCTGCCTGTGATAAGTGGAAAACAGGGCAtataatttactatttctttcgtttcaatttatttgtctgattTGACTTGATATGaagttttaaaaagtaaaaaagacttAAATTTCGTAGtattaaactaaagatatgtaaaatgtatcaaaatgtcttttaatcttgtgatttcAAACGTCTCACATGAagagttaaaattaaagattagccaaaaaaaggaagaaacacTGATCATTTTGAAATGACTAAGAGATCCAATCTTATCCTTGAAAAATGACTTTCATCGTATCAAACTCATTAACACTGATCATATGCATGGTTGCATGGTTTTACTATCTTTATTCTTATGTCAATCGAACTGTATAACAATCTCAACAGATGTGTGTCAAAtcctttaaaaagaaaaaagtgtcGTTTTAGAAGTCAACAAAAGTACGacaataatttttaagaattcAAACAACACGTCTTTGTAATGCCTTATATTTTCAGGACAAAATGACATGAAAGTTCTAATATGAAATCTAAGTAGGGCATATTCCGTAGAACACCTAGTAAAGTGATCCAATCTCAAAGTGAAATAAATACCATAACTTCGATCTTGTTCAATAAAATCATCACACAATAAATCACCTTCAAGTTTTACCAACTACATACCAgagtgaatatgatctctaccAGACATACGtaaataaaataggaataatATATTTCATTCCAAAAGGTAAAGTGGCAACTTTATTTAGGCATTTTATTAATCAAGAAAACAAGATAGCCTATACTATTGCCTTTATTCATACAACTTGATGCACTTATTTTCTCAAACATCAAACAGTCCCTTGAGATAAGAACTCCCTTATATGTTTAGCCATCAACATCTTGACTAACTCTAATTTTACAAAGCATTCCTCAACACCCATTCCACCAGAGTTGAGACACCATAACCCGTggcatttttcttttcatcgCTCCAGACGGGGCCAGCTATATCGAGATGCAACCATTGGACCTTCTCGTCAACAAACTGCAAAAACAAAGACCAAATGTCATGTTTCTCGTCtcaaactaaagatatgtagaatgtaccaaaatgtcagTAGTAGAGTGATGAGATGAGTACTTGTTTGAGGAAGAGAGCACCAGTTATGGCACCACCATCACGAGGTCCCGTGTTAATCATATCAGCCACTCCTGATTTCATACTCTCCCAGTAACTCTCCTCCATAGGCATCCTCCATAGCTTTTCACCACTTGCCTCAGCAGCTACAACCACCTCCCTTGCTAAGCCATCACTCGGTGTAAAAGCACCTGTATTCGTATACGAGATATCCAATGAAGTTCAAGCAGAGTACACATACAACGTGTACCAAACAAAGAATAGAGTCACAAACAAATATACCAGCAACTGAAGGTCCAAGAGCAGTCACAATAGCACCAGTTAATGTTGCCAGATCAATTATCTGCATATATTCGATCAAACATGTAGAAGTAAGTACACGATGAGGGAAATGTACACATTAAAGTGATCGATGCACGATGCATAATAACAATGTTTAATTAATACCTTCTCAACACCTTGGTTACATGCATATATCAAAGCATCAGCAAGTGTGAGCCTACCCTCAGCATCAGTATTGTTAACCTCAATTGTCTTACCATTTGAAGCTGTGACAATGTCTCCAGGCCTCATGCCTGCTCCACTGATCATATTTTCACAAGCTGCAACAATGAAATGCACCTGCAATGTAACAACGTAACATACATGATAATTGAATACATGCACTTCCGAGTAAATACATTCTCGAATGATGGATGATAAAGGAAGGACTCACCTCTACTCCAAAAGGCCTAATTTCACCAAGAGCTTTTGCTGCACCTAAAACAGCCGCAGCCCCTCCCATGTCATACTTCATTAGCTCAATCTTCGAACCAGCTCCGGTCTTTAGGTTGTAGCCACCACTGGGGAACACGAAAACAAACGTTCAACAAATCATAACGTAAGAATAATAGAAGATAGAAATCCATTTACCTGTCAAAAGTTAATCCCTTTCCAACCAAGGCTATCTTCCTTTTGCGTTCCTTAGTAAGAGTTTTAAAACATAAATGGATGAAATAAGGAGGATTTTCAGTAGCTGCTGCAGCAACAGATAAATAGGCTCCCATTTTCAATTCTTTGCACTGCTCAGCATCCAAGATGTTTACAGTAATGACATCGCTGTAAGTGGACGCAATATTTTTAGCCTCTTCAGCAAGTACCCCTGCAGCACAAAGTCGATATGTTAATTCtcacttttagtaatatatgatatgattgaAAGACGATCACTAACCAGGCGTAACTATATTGGCTGGTGCATTAACGAGCTCTCTACCGAGTATAACACCTGCGCATACATGTTCTGCATACTTGATTTTGCTCTCTATTTCAGGTCCAGTTCCCAGTCCAAGAATATCCAAAGATTCCAAAGCTGGTGTCTTTGACTCGGACCTAAACCTATTATCTTCGAATATCCCCAGCATAACTCCTATAGCATTCAAGAAATTTAATCAAGTTTTGTTTCTCAATATGGTTCACCAAGaaaatggatatatatataccaGTTGCTATGGCAGATGCAGAGTTAATCTTCGATTCTGCAGAGAGTCCATCCGTGGAAGCAAGTGAAACGGCAATATTACGAGCCTGAGCAGACTtggcagcagcagcagcagcctCTCCTAAACTGTGATAAGAAGTAGGTGATGATGCTGATGAGCCAAGTCCAACTAGAGTAATCCTTCCACCAGGAAGCCTGAGATTTATGGATTGTCCAGATTTTCCACTAAAATCCTCCTCAGATGAAGCTGCAGACAATAAACCATTCAATTTGGAATCGAGCTGTTGCAATAGTGGattcttgaacttagaattcTCATCTCTAGCCAAGTCATTCTCCGTCGCGCCTATTGCAAGTAAGTCTCCTTGCCATTGCACCACATCAGTATCTTTAGCACCAATTGAAATCTTTCATGTTACAAAAACAGAAACAGGATTTAGTCCGAAAACTATAAAATAGAGATAACAGGAATCAACTATTGGCAACATGCTAAGGATGGAGCAACAACCACAATAAttgagtgtacgcagaccttacctctacctcagAGGTGAtcaggtagagaggttgttttcggtagaccctcagctcaagaaaaaaacagactaaaaaagtCGTAATGAAAGTACAAGAGACAATATTTAGTAAACAAACCAAAAGAGAGTAGCAGAACAGTACAATAACCAAATAAAACAGACTAAAAGCACATAATGAAAGTATAAGAGATAATATGTAGCAAACAAAACAACATATTGATAGTAGCAGAACAGTACTAcaaccaaataaaattaaacaaattaaaaaagacaTAATAAAAGTACAAGAGAGAATATGTAGTAAACAAAACAGCAGATAGTTGCATAGTTGCAGAACAGTACTAcaaccaaataaaattaaacaaactaaaatagaCGTAATAAAAGTACTGAGAAAATATGCAGTAAACAAAACAACAGATAGTTGCAGAATAGTACTACAACCAAataaaacagactaaaaaggacgTAATGGAAGTACAAGAGACGCTATGtagtaaacaaaaaaatagatagTAGTAGAACAGTACCACAACCAAATAAAATAGACTATAAAAGATGTAATGAAAGTAAAAGAAACAATATGTAGTAAACAAAACAGCATATAGTAGCAAAACAGTACTACAACCAAATTAAACAGACTAATGAAAGTACAAAAGACAATATATAGTAAAGAAAACAACAGATAGTAGCATAACAATACTACAACCaaataaaacagaaaaaagacGTAATGAAAGTACAAGAGACAATATGTAGTTAAGAAAACAATTGTTAGTAGCAGAACGGTACTACAACCAAATAAAACAAACTaatgaaagtaaaaaaagacaatatataataa
The sequence above is drawn from the Solanum stenotomum isolate F172 unplaced genomic scaffold, ASM1918654v1 scaffold15793, whole genome shotgun sequence genome and encodes:
- the LOC125850254 gene encoding probable cyclic nucleotide-gated ion channel 5 encodes the protein MEALRHSGHATSSPSRSFKRGMRKGSEGLKSIGRSLGFGVAKAVFPEDLKVSEKKIFDPQDKFLLLWNKLFVISCILAVSVDPLFFYLPVFDDKSNCLQIDRKLAVIATTLRTVVDAFYLIHMALQFRTAYIAPSSRVFGRGELVIDPGQIAKRYLRSYFIIDLLAVVPLPQIVAGRFLQRSTGSDVLATKQALLYIILLQYIPRFVRVIPLTSELKRTTGVFAETAWAGAVSYLLLYMLASHIVGSFWYLLSVERYDTCWERACSHNTTCQTDFLYCGNQDMTGYNAWSNISESVLNGACPRSSENPPFDFGIFGQALSSGIVFSMKFVTKYCYCLWWGLQNLSTLGQGLQTSTYPGESLFSIALAILGLILFALLIGNMQTYLQSLTIRLEEMRVRRRDSEQWMHHRLLPQELRERVRGYDQYKWQETRGVDEENIVQNLPKDLRRDIKRHLCLALVKRVPLFANMEERLLDAICEHLKPCLYIENTYLVREGDPVDEMLFVIRGRLESVTTDGGRSGFFNRSLLKESDFCGEELLTWALDPKSGSNLPSSTRTVKALTEVEAFALIADELKFVASQFRKLHSRQVQHTFRFYSQHWRTWAACFIQAAWRRFTKRKLMELQRKEDEEAEALAGASSNSGGSSFSIGATFLASRFAANALRGVHKNRNLKSARELMKLQKPPEPDFSEDTE
- the LOC125850262 gene encoding leucine aminopeptidase, chloroplastic, whose translation is MATLRVSSLLASCSSSLHCNPSVFTKCQSSPRWAFSFSVTPLCSRRSKRIVHCIAGDTLGLTRPNESDAPKISIGAKDTDVVQWQGDLLAIGATENDLARDENSKFKNPLLQQLDSKLNGLLSAASSEEDFSGKSGQSINLRLPGGRITLVGLGSSASSPTSYHSLGEAAAAAAKSAQARNIAVSLASTDGLSAESKINSASAIATGVMLGIFEDNRFRSESKTPALESLDILGLGTGPEIESKIKYAEHVCAGVILGRELVNAPANIVTPGVLAEEAKNIASTYSDVITVNILDAEQCKELKMGAYLSVAAAATENPPYFIHLCFKTLTKERKRKIALVGKGLTFDSGGYNLKTGAGSKIELMKYDMGGAAAVLGAAKALGEIRPFGVEVHFIVAACENMISGAGMRPGDIVTASNGKTIEVNNTDAEGRLTLADALIYACNQGVEKIIDLATLTGAIVTALGPSVAGAFTPSDGLAREVVVAAEASGEKLWRMPMEESYWESMKSGVADMINTGPRDGGAITGALFLKQFVDEKVQWLHLDIAGPVWSDEKKNATGYGVSTLVEWVLRNAL